A region of the Canis lupus dingo isolate Sandy chromosome 8, ASM325472v2, whole genome shotgun sequence genome:
ctaaTATATAACATTATTGAATACTTACTGCATGCCAGTCACTGTTAtgttcaaatataattttctctttccaggGCAGTATGTCAGTATTCCCTGCAGCTTCCTCCAGAGAGAAAAATCTACTCTGAGTAAGAGCTTTTTGACctctttattttgcttagtgGAAATCAAGAATTAAGAATCACACAACTATTATTAAAGAAGTCAGGACTGAACATTAATTCCTCTTATAACtagctttggggatccctgggtggcacagcggtttggcgcctgcctttggtccagggcgcgatcctggagacccgggatcgaatcccacgtcgggctcccggtgcatggagcctgcttctccctcttcctgtgtctctgcctctctctctctttctctctctgtgactatcataaataaataaaacttaaaaaaataaaaataaaaaaaaataactagctTTGGAGTTCAGTTATATAATATGCCCTAAATTTGAGAATGACCAGAATTTTCTGAAATAGCTGTCAATCACTTCATCTTTTTGTATCCAGGGGAAATTTGTCCCTAAGTTAataatgcctattttttttttttatgattagtacccataaaaataaacaagaataacAAAAGTTGTAGAGAAATGCAGACTTTGGGTAGCTCAGGTTACCCTTCCTCGAGGTTTCCAACCTCACCAGTTCTTTACAGATAGCATACTTCTAGATTTTCATGTTGTTTAGTTAAGCTACACTTTTTCAGGGAATATTCAcctaatttttagtttcatttattctCAAACTGGCTGCTTAAATATTAGAGGCTGAGAATCATTTTGAAACTAactttttatataacattttaatctTCTATTATCTAATTTTCTTATTAACTCTTCCCCTTATATTTACATAGAGTAATTGAGTAGTTATGTGCTACTTACATTTTCTATCAATTCACTGATTTCagctaattaaaatgaaatttataatagTATTCAGTTTTCTTGTACTAGCTATTAAAATGTTATAAGATAAAGAAatgtgggatgcctaggtgggtCAACAGTTGagcgcgtctgcctttggctcagggcgtgatcctgggatcctgggattgagtccctcatcaggctccctacagggagcctgcttctccctctgcctgtgtttctgcctatgtgtgtctctcatgaataaaaaaatgaaatcttaaaaaaaagggggggggtgatCAAGGAAATGTACCCACATAATTAAAAATTGtcactatatttatatacacaaattTCCCTACTAgcatattttttctcctctctatacattttgagaaaaaaagaataattttttcttctcaatAAATTCCGCAACCTTCCAACCAGATGCTCTTCTAGGAGCAGAAGACAATTTCATAGTTGAAGTTCTTGCTTCTCTGGATtagtttcctttttccccctcctatAAGTGCTGTCTGTGCACAGGACTCACACCTCTGCTGCTGGACACAGTCAAGAATCAGAGGACCTGTAAAATGTcaagaacacccccccccccccagtggttCACATTTGATTGCCCTTTTGCCCTTGGTTGCtctgttttgtggtttgtttgttttgtgtgtgtgtgtgttttattgtttttgtttgtgtgtatttttttattggagttcgatttgccaacatatagcataacatccactTTGCTGTTTTAATTCTGGCTTTTCTGTTAACGGTAGATGAATGCTGTATACATCTATGAAATTTTACTTGATTAGggaatattttctcatctttaaataaatgtatctttGCATAATTTAAGAAGTTAGACATGTTTGTTTTATACAGTCCTCCTAATGTAAGATAGTGATATATTTGTCTTATTAGAGGTAGATATTTCTAAGTAGGTACTCGTGTttcctatagttttcagagtaagtAGGAAATAATTTCTATGCTGTGTACTGCTTTGTTTTCACAGTGAAGAAGAACTGTTGTATCTGAGTTTCATTGAAGATGTAACAGATGAAATTTTGAAACTTGGCTTATTTTCAAACAGGttagattatttaaattatattatggTGTTTGAACAGTACATTAAATactctattcttaaaaaaatactcttttcttttcatgttaaTCTCTAACATGTatcaggaaatgaaaaattacattGCTTTCCGAGGGgggcttttttttattttaaagatacttgagagagagagagcatgcacaaacggggaggagcagaggaagaaggatagGCAAACTCCTCAgggagtgcagagcccaatgcggggctcagtctcacaaccctgagattatgagctgagccaaaatccagagtcaggcacttaaccaactgagacacccaggtgcctcttcagGGGACATATTCTTATAATTGATAACAATTTGTAAGGAATGTTTAATTCATACCATATAAGGCAAGTTCACAGTTTGAGGGAATTTCAGAAGAGAATagagattttactcatttaaataCTGTTACTTCTCTTCtatgcagagaacagattggtggttaccagtTGTGGGGGAAAATGGGTAACAGTAGTCAAAAGGTaaaactcccagttataaaataaataagtcatggggataatgTACAGCCTGGCGACTATAGTTAATAGTACTGTGTTGCATATCTGAAAGTTGTGAGAGAGTAGATCTTtaaagtgctcatcacaagaaaaaaaaattctataactgtgtgatggatgttaactagatttattttagtgattattttaCAATCTAAAATACTGAATCATGTTGTATGCCTTGCATTGATAtaatgtatgtcagttatacctttttaaatttaaaaaattcattacgggggacgcctgggtgacttagcggttgagcatctgccttcagcccagagcgtgatcctggagtcccgggatcgagtcccacatcaggctccctgcctggagcctgcttctccctctgcctgtgtctgcctctgtgtgtctgtgtctctcatgaataaataaatgaaatctttaaaaaaaaaatttatcacgaggtgcctgggtggcacggtcatttgagcatctgacttttggttccagttcaggttgtgatctcagggtcatggtatcaagcgccatgtcaggctccccacttggcatggagtctacttgagagtcTCTTTGCTCCTCCTGGTTGTACGCtgtctctgtcaaaataaatctttaaaaaaaaaaaaaaactatcacaaaaaaaaagtgatactcATACTTGAAAGaggtaaaattgtctttatttacaAACATTGTCATCCATGTAAAAAACCCaatctacaaaaaaaaacaaattataactaCAAAACACACATTATATCTTAGTTAATATAGACTAGTGAActaaatttttgcttatttataatgagtatagagtttcaaatttgcaagatgaaaaagttctgttgatctgtttcacaacaatgtgaatatatttaacactactgaactatacacttaaaaatggttaaatggtaaattttatattatgtgggtttttttaccatcacaacaaaatattaagattccaactgcaggggatccctgcatggctcagtggtttagcacctgccttcgcccTAAAGCATGATCCTcaagtcccaagatcaagtcccgcatcaggctccctacatggagcctgcttctccctctgcctgtgtctctgcctctctctctgtctctcatgaataaataaataaaatcttaaaaaaaaaaatccaactgtaaatcaaaaaaataaagcacaggttggaagcaaaaataaaaaacatttgcaCAGAAcatgtttattgtagaaaaaaccttaaatttttcttttagattttaaggCTGTGTATTGCAGCATTTGTTATAAAAGCCCCAAAAAATGGAACCAACCCATATATTGAATAGTAATGGTTTGGTGGTTGCATAAATTGTTGAATATTTATAAGAGCAAGTTCTGTCCAGggatttaaaatgatattttagaagTGAATTTATTTATgcagaaaaatgttcaaaatatgtGGTtgatgagagaaaacaaaataggtACCCAAATAGTATGTATTGTTTATAAAAGGTAGAATTCAAATTTCTtgggcttttaaaaattgctagcagctgggtggctcagctggttaagtgtccaactcttggtttcagctcaggtcatgatctcacacgtcctgaaattgagtcctgtgtcgggctccctgctcagcaggaaatctgctctagattctctctctccctctacttctgcccctgcccccactgtgtgcatgctctctcactctctctaaaataaataatcttaaaaaaatgctaagtAATACAGAACTACTAAATCTAAGATTGGCATACTTCATTGATAAAAAATTGTTAACAAAGGCATTGCTAAAATTCGTGTAATAACAAGACAAGCATAGTGTAGTTGAAAAAATACTTTGGAGCCAGACATGTCTGGGTTAAATTTCCTTCGTGGCTTGTAACCTTAGAGGAGAGGAAATCATCATCTTAgataattttctcatctttaaaatgatctTCATGATACCTTTCTCTCCCAGTATAGGTCATGATTAGAGGTATAATGATTGTCAAGCACAAATGTCTAGTGGTACCTAATTAGTGATAGTTTCTAGGTTATTGTGTGGATTTACCACCAgtggaatttttttcaattataattcAGGAAGCATTGTAAAATAACTCTTTATAAGAGAATTTTCTTCAGGGTTTGGTTTGAAGGGTTTGTGTATGTGAAAGAGAAGAAGGGTGGGGGCTTTTGGtgtttgcatatgtgtgtgagagaaaaaaagaatacttttggTGTGTGGAAGGGGTATTGTTggatctcatttaaaatattttcacagaaatgtAAGTGGTATGTTATCTTTCAGAAACAATGGCATCTGTTCAATAtaacttaaacaaaaacaaaagccatacTAGCTTCCAAATTGCAGAACTTGACAGAACAGGGAAGGATTAGTGTTtagctttggaaagaaaaaacagaacctaaaaaatattttccagccTTTAGTAGTCTTGTTATTTATTGTATGGCTATTTTGTATTTAGTTGGTTTTCTGATTTTGAGacatttaacatttctatttattatttttaggtttttagaACGACTGTTTGAGcgacatataaaacaaaataaacatcatttgGAGGAGGTTTGTCTTTCTTTAGACATTCATTAGAAAAATTCTAGTATGGAAAGAATCTTAAAGTTTTTCCATAGCCTCAAAGAACAGCAAGGGCTATTTTTCCCTTGTACCTTTTGTGtgtaggggtggggtggagggaggggaatgTGGGTGAAAGAAGCATTAATCCTGCTGAGTTGAGCAGCACTGCAGACAAAAGTAATTCAGTTTGTCTcatttaattaatgtaattattcTTAATCCTAGGGGAAAATGCGCCACCTGCTGCATATCCTGAAGGTGGACTTGGGCTGCACATCCAGAGAAAACTCAGTAAAGCTGGATGATCTTGATATGCTGGATTTACATGATTTTGAACAGGCtgagaattcaaaagaaaatgaatttagaaataaacaCGACACCGCAATTCAACAGGAACGTCAAGAATACCAAAAAGCTTTGGATATGTTATTGTCTATACCAAAGGATGAGAATGAGAGACTCTCTTCACCAAATGAATTTTTCTTACCCGTCTATAAATCAAAGTATTCAGAAGGGGTCATAATTCAGCAAGTGAATGATGAAACAAATCTTGGACCTTCTTCCTGggatgaaaaaaatccaagtgtcTCAGACAGCTTAACAGACCAAGAGACCTCTGTGAACGTCATTGAAGGGGACAGTGACAGTGAAAAGGTGGAGCCTTCGAATGAATTATGTTGTCTTAGCACAGAACTCTCCCCAGCTCTTCAGTTTCACAGTGTTCAAGGTGACAACAGTCATAACATGGAAGGACCAACTCTTAAAATCATGGAAATGAGCATTGAGGACTGACCTTAGGATGTTTGATCTTCATCAATAAATATCCTAAATGGCCAGTAATTCAATAttccttttcctctattttattcttttatatattaggATTTCTGTATTTGCTTTCTATGCTCTCTAATAAATTAGCAGCTTAAAACTACACACATGTATTATTTATCCCACAATTTCTGTGGCTCAGGAGTCTAGGCACAACTTAAATGTGTCTGCTCTGGATCTCTCAAGGCCATAATCCAGGTGTTATTTGGGGCTATGGTCTCATCTGGAGGCTTGATTGGGACAAGAATCTGCTTCCAAACTCTCTTCAGGTTGTTGGAAGAATTCCTTTCCCTGTAGCTGTGACTCTGAGGGCTTCAATTTTTTGCTGGCCATTGGCCACTGGCTGCcctcagcttctagaggctgccctcTCTTCCCTATCACTTGGCCCTCTCTGTAAGCAGCCACAATGTGGCGGCTTGCTTCTTTAAGGCTAgtgagatgaagccccatatAATATAACGTGATCACGGGAACGACTCTCCATCACCTTTGCCACCTTCTTTcagttagaagcaagtcacaggtcctGCCCACAATTAAGGAGCAGAGATACCATACAAGGGTACAAATATTAGAGAATCACTGGGGTCCCCCTAGGATCTGTTGGACACAGTTTCTAAAGTTGCTTTTCAGGGAGACATATTTTACCCAGACATAAGTGATTCTGTATGCAATGGGAAATGGTTTATGATCGGGCATGGATCTTGAAACATTAAGCCTTGTCTGTAGtatctttaacttctttcttgctttcctgcAATATCTGAAGCTCCAAGGCGTTTCTAGTTATTAGTAAGCTAGGGCAGTATGTCAGCTCTCTGAGAAATTGTCCCTTCCTAATGAGGGCAAACATTCTGTCAAGGCAGTTTGATACCCTCCTCTTGCCCTTGTAGTCATGAGTGGAATCTTTACTATTAGGATATGCCTCAGAACACTCTATTCATACTTTTTCAACTGCTTACAATAATGTAATTGAATAATTGAGTCCCAGTTTCATGCCTAGGAACTATGAAGcataaaaagatgaaacaaaataatgataatccAGATGTTCTAGAAACATAGCACTGGCCCCCAAATATCCCAGTGATTTCTGGTAGTATATGGGTGACGGATCTATCTCACTACTGGGAAGCTTACTGTCACCACTGTTTAGGATTCAGGCTCAGGAGCAACCTGCAAAGCACAATATGGTAGGCTGGGCACCCAAGCCACTTCTCCCCCGATGTCTTACACCCCAAGTCACCCCGCTACAGCCCTTCCTCAGACCCATCTACCCCTCAGCTCCCACCTGTGGAATTCTTCCCCTGAACTTTCTGAACAACCCCTCCCTTCTCCATGTTACAATCCTCTTCAATCTCCTAAAATATCCTCCACCCTACACTTGGCTCCCAGCCTGGGTCTCCCCATCAGCCATCCTTCACCCGTCTCTTCTTGGGCTCCATCCTTCTCTTGTCGTATCCTCACTGGCCCACAAACCCCTCACCGCATTAGCCATACTGCTGCCTCAGACTCACTGC
Encoded here:
- the SPATA7 gene encoding spermatogenesis-associated protein 7 isoform X4, which produces MQANSKNNSKSLFNTLQKPSGEPQDEDVLIREVNGFPSFTRSPVTSSERLHLNIPKSDKVLTNGTEKNSSPCLFNVDYTTSGPRRPCSGTSHGRGPKSTFSNTHRFQLVISKAPSGDLLDKHSELFSNRHLPFTPRTLKTEAKSFLSHYRYYTPARRKKDFTDQRMEAETQTELSSFKSDFETVDTKNFTDSEENIKQASNCLTDDTKGKINPLPLQGHDLPWDEIKDGTLQCSSPRAVCQYSLQLPPERKIYSDEEELLYLSFIEDVTDEILKLGLFSNRFLERLFERHIKQNKHHLEEGKMRHLLHILKVDLGCTSRENSVKLDDLDMLDLHDFEQAENSKENEFRNKHDTAIQQERQEYQKALDMLLSIPKDENERLSSPNEFFLPVYKSKYSEGVIIQQVNDETNLGPSSWDEKNPSVSDSLTDQETSVNVIEGDSDSEKVEPSNELCCLSTELSPALQFHSVQGDNSHNMEGPTLKIMEMSIED